A section of the Callospermophilus lateralis isolate mCalLat2 chromosome 14, mCalLat2.hap1, whole genome shotgun sequence genome encodes:
- the LOC143380480 gene encoding uncharacterized protein C2orf78-like, protein MYSLPSATHTSSGVVSSSFVSAIDVTSSLTMSENFQNSSLHGNADSLQLSLPVVTNAASVTGGVCNFSRASAPAEPSAWLLSSTCGTSFQPLMGSAYLYQHASTAMVSKVTGQNLIPMAPAPYPSISEWYIPGSAEKSSSSLGDFNLTVTDQNTADSSLSMTSQYDKTSEANVVIPGYPLLSGRLVQVTLSQIPNQGHCLSLPHQEGSQVYYYDQNSLGTLLSREHWPCLQSYGSVPYAGRGATAPQTEMVTVLKEVQATNVLPSVPTPVTYYSVSTQSIEGTNFQGMETSLGMEASLGVQPPSQTFCLPQPPEFPHICNKRKSQIIEKNSQTELGDITTITPVQSSTDLLALPPNQSQEQTEIKNLCEINTMLSEPLDAYQIAMESQDPPLLPLDIPEIHQLLASIGPLDQEEKPHSENTHLERSSLSLEDQGTLGNGTEFSSGFADLTALVGDIHLPELFSSLKDFEQPESPTITKSNDTRTIMEKQGQEITSALKGPSEPMRKNKHKASECPDGTPQAKMQPRDLECTLRGEISHRDADSCRAPMHTAEHSISKAQKAASSRNSKAKGHGQEKTKRTRENNSRKAQERKQPGNKVKAEEKPTLPKPKGKRNQPDLCQEAFKKPRSCLGMHMLESVQVFHALGKKNDKKTGLSSSRAPGNSGHNQDPRPCPARKPWLAVKGPEKSQVKAQNPDISAEGKGPSPSIYEPPPPGKVKLVPLPFLTLEKPPPRPVINRRPQSLASRRPTGAYPAQPGPASSAQPMAVNQSQPATANPSWMRPAKPAHPVLTHAIQSGVSASTQPSVPRSAASGPAPYKTSSCTSLHWQPVPNVGTKPQSQPPKPQNQYLLQDFALQPIPWRKPNVSGQVVSTPITKQQRPEREAMKKKAQQERENAAKYTALGRVQCFIEREREMEISRYYGYII, encoded by the exons ATGTATTCTCTACCCTCAGCCACCCACACATCCTCTGGGGTGGTCTCCTCATCCTTTGTATCTGCAATTGATGTGACCTCTTCTCTGACCATGTCAG aaaatttccaaaattcTTCTTTACATGGAAATGCTGATTCTCTGCAGCTCTCTCTTCCTGTGGTGACCAATGCAGCGTCCGTGACAGGAGGGGTCTGCAACTTCTCCAGAGCCTCTGCTCCAGCTGAACCTTCAGCATGGTTACTGTCCTCAACCTGTGGCACCTCCTTTCAGCCACTCATGGGCAGTGCCTACCTTTATCAACATGCTAGCACAGCCATGGTGTCTAAGGTTACTGGCCAGAACCTGATTCCCATGGCACCTGCCCCCTATCCAAGTATTTCTGAGTGGTATATCCCAGGAAGTGCTGAAAAGAGCTCATCTTCACTTGGGGACTTTAATCTGACTGTCACTGACCAGAACACAGCAGATTCTTCCCTATCAATGACATCCCAGTATGACAAAACTTCCGAAGCCAATGTCGTGATCCCTGGATATCCACTACTATCTGGTAGGCTCGTCCAGGTGACACTATCTCAGATTCCAAATCAAGGACATTGCCTCTCACTACCCCACCAAGAAGGAAGCCAGGTCTACTACTATGATCAAAACTCTCTGGGGACTCTGCTCTCTCGAGAACATTGGCCCTGCCTGCAATCCTATGGCTCTGTGCCATATGCAGGAAGAGGTGCCACTGCCCCTCAAACAGAAATGGTGACAGTGCTGAAGGAAGTTCAGGCCACAAATGTCCTACCCTCAGTCCCTACACCTGTGACCTACTACTCTGTGTCCACTCAAAGTATAGAAGGAACAAATTTTCAAG GGATGGAAACTTCCCTAGGGATGGAGGCTTCCTTGGGAGTGCAACCTCCAAGTCAGACATTTTGTCTGCCACAGCCTCCAGAATTCCCACACATCTGCAATAAGAGAAAAAGCCAAATAATTGAGAAAAACTCACAAACTGAACTTGGGGACATTACCACAATAACTCCAGTCCAGAGTTCTACAGATTTATTGGCATTGCCTCCAAATCAAAGCCAGGAACAGACAGAGATTAAGAATTTGTGTGAGATTAACACCATGCTCTCAGAGCCACTGGATGCCTACCAGATTGCCATGGAGAGCCAGGATCCTCCACTACTCCCTTTAGACATCCCTGAAATCCACCAGCTTCTGGCCTCCATTGGTCCTCTGGACCAAGAGGAGAAGCCACATTCTGAAAATACCCATCTAGAAAGGAGTAGCCTGAGTCTTGAGGACCAAGGCACACTTGGAAATGGGACTGAATTTAGCAGTGGTTTTGCAGACCTCACTGCACTGGTGGGGGATATTCACCTTCCTGAGCTTTTCAGTTCCTTAAAAGACTTTGAACAACCTGAAAGTCCCACAATAACAAAATCCAATGATACCAGAACCATCATGGAAAAGCAGGGGCAGGAAATCACAAGTGCCTTAAAGGGTCCTAGTGAGCCAATGAGGAAGAACAAACATAAAGCCTCGGAGTGTCCTGATGGAACTCCTCAGGCCAAAATGCAGCCAAGGGATCTGGAATGCACATTAAGAGGAGAAATTTCTCACAGGGATGCAGACAGTTGCAGGGCTCCTATGCACACTGCCGAGCACTCTATCAGCAAAGCTCAGAAAGCTGCATCCAGCAGGAACAGCAAGGCTAAGGGCCATGGGCAGGAAAAGACCAAGAGGACCAGAGAAAACAACTCCAGGAAAGCCCAGGAGAGGAAGCAGCCAGGCAATAAAGTCAAGGCCGAAGAGAAGCCAACTCTGCCCAAACCGAAGGGGAAGAGGAACCAACCTGACCTTTGCCAAGAGGCCTTTAAGAAGCCTCGGAGCTGTCTCGGCATGCACATGCTGGAGTCGGTGCAGGTTTTCCATGCATTGGGGAAGAAGAATGATAAGAAAACTGGGCTGTCTTCCTCCCGGGCCCCGGGAAACTCAGGCCATAACCAAGACCCCCGTCCATGCCCAGCTAGGAAACCATGGCTGGCAGTTAAGGGTCCTGAGAAATCACAAGTCAAAGCCCAGAATCCAGATATTAGTGCTGAAGGAAAGGGTCCCTCTCCATCCATTTATGAGCCTCCACCACCTGGGAAGGTTAAATTGGTACCTTTGCCTTTTCTGACCCTGGAGAAACCTCCACCTCGACCAGTAATCAATCGGAGGCCACAATCTCTGGCCTCACGCAGACCCACTGGGGCTTACCCTGCCCAGCCTGGCCCTGCTAGCTCAGCTCAACCCATGGCAGTCAACCAATCCCAACCAGCTACTGCCAACCCATCTTGGATGCGTCCTGCCAAGCCAGCTCACCCCGTTTTGACTCATGCCATTCAGTCAGGTGTGAGTGCTTCTACCCAGCCTAGTGTCCCTCGGTCTGCTGCTTCTGGGCCTGCACCCTACAAAACATCATCTTGCACTTCTCTCCATTGGCAACCAGTTCCCAATGTTGGGACCAAGCCCCAGTCACAACCGCCCAAGCCTCAAAACCAATATCTTCTCCAAGACTTTGCCTTACAACCAATTCCATGGAGGAAACCCAATGTTTCTGGGCAAGTAGTATCAACTCCCATCACCAAACAGCAGAGGCCAGAGAGGGAAGCCATGAAGAAGAAGGCTCAACAAGAGCGTGAGAATGCTGCCAAGTACACTGCTTTGGGGAGAGTGCagtgtttcattgagagggaaagagagatggAGATTTCTCGCTACTATGGCTACATAATTTAA